One segment of Schistocerca nitens isolate TAMUIC-IGC-003100 chromosome 3, iqSchNite1.1, whole genome shotgun sequence DNA contains the following:
- the LOC126249217 gene encoding uncharacterized protein LOC126249217, whose translation MTSVTGFYQTNVGRDRKNQQTLCSYRDLISTAEVCKFKCAIVSLDFDKAFDRINHQYLIRVMNAMSFPPRLVAVMRNAVINNSARFVINGQISRPIEVTSYLRLGCPMSMDLFAVAIEPLLASLTRRLQGLEIHGKKK comes from the coding sequence ATGACCAGCGTCACCGGCTTTTACCAAACAAATGTGGGAAGAGACAGAAAAAACCAACAGACGCTGTGTTCCTACAGGGACCTAATTTCAACTGCAGAGgtctgcaaattcaaatgtgccatAGTATCTTTAGATTTTGACAAAGCATTTGACAGAATTAATCATCAATACCTCATTCGGGTTATGAATGCGATGAGTTTTCCACCGCGTTTAGTTGCTGTTATGCGAAATGCTGTTATCAATAATTCAGCTCGATTCGTCATCAATGGGCAAATTAGCCGACCGATAGAAGTTACTAGTTATCTTCGACTGGGGTGTCCAATGTCTATGGATCTCTTTGCTGTTGCAATTGAACCCCTGCTCGCCTCCCTGACACGACGTTTGCAGGGCCTTGAAATCcacggaaaaaaaaaatag